The genomic segment GAACTGAACCGCATGCAACTTCCCGACAATGTCAAGGCCATCGACGCAGGGCTTGGAGCCCCGCACTTTATTTTTACGCTGATTGACCCTGAGGTCACGAAAAAGATCATCATCGTCGATATAGCGGATTTCGGTGCGGAGCCCGGCACGCTTGCGGAGTTGTCCCTTGAAGACCTGCCGCCAGGGAGCTATCGGGACGCCCATTCATGGGACCTTACCGAGCCGCTCCAGAGGCTGAAGGACAGAGTCGAGATCACGATCCTCGGCGTCCAGCCGAAACGGGTAACATCGCCCGAAATGGAAATCGGGCTCACCGAAGAG from the Methanofollis sp. genome contains:
- the frhD gene encoding coenzyme F420-reducing hydrogenase, FrhD protein; this encodes MLFPEIVIVGCGNPLFADDGLGPEVIEELNRMQLPDNVKAIDAGLGAPHFIFTLIDPEVTKKIIIVDIADFGAEPGTLAELSLEDLPPGSYRDAHSWDLTEPLQRLKDRVEITILGVQPKRVTSPEMEIGLTEEVQKAIPRVVRHVLAEIGVDYGATSEAKRDHLWKEGATQV